From Bacillus clarus, one genomic window encodes:
- a CDS encoding type IA DNA topoisomerase — protein sequence MIAILCEKADQGRTYGACYEHEDKNTHIEIYPCGTFPEGAVIVWASGHLCELKSPEMYHEAWAKWKLETLPMIPERFEHKVVEKKASYFNVAKEKLKSADEIIIATDSGDEGELIARLIIKMAGVNKKPMKRFWCSSMAQDAIREAFENLRDAKETESYYYAAQARSYSDWLVGLNTSRAYSILFREKFGLKQTFSSGRVQTPVLYLINQREEEIQNFRPRTFYQIVGWFVADGIKYGGLLLQNEDTKILDYLKAKALFEECKPIKKATIQSIESEEKKKNPPKLHSLSTLQAKLNRKYKFSPEKVLELAQSLYLKGVISYPRTSSQYLTEAEAFELPEVLSNLEELEPYAELLRNRSKDYIEDDKKYTNDEKVEDHYALIPTKNVPDLASLSEQERKVYDEIVRSVIAVHYDVHVFTETTILTDLGTHTFIAQGRQVLDEGWQVVWKNPNSKEKEEDQKVQKLPIVQKGQSIDVEKVSFQKGKTKPPTVYTEGQLITLMKTAGKFVEDPEVDTDFNGVGTEATRAGIIKTLKDREYILIRDNKVSVTEKGKMLIEAVRGTHLASVEMTAKWEMLLSKIRNSKGKSAAMSHAFVEKVKEMTTFLVEKAVNESDTWNVEKLAEEVKDNAIHAIGKCPICKKNVVEREKLYGCSGYKKDDPNSCKFTLPKEFLGKKISVANAQKLLEKKKSNLIKGFISKNEKEFDAYLKLVSGGKLELEFPQKKPKSSKK from the coding sequence ATGATTGCAATTTTATGTGAAAAAGCGGATCAAGGGAGAACATATGGCGCTTGTTATGAGCATGAGGATAAAAATACACATATTGAAATTTACCCATGCGGAACTTTTCCTGAAGGGGCTGTAATTGTTTGGGCAAGTGGTCATTTATGTGAATTGAAATCACCAGAAATGTATCACGAAGCATGGGCGAAATGGAAATTAGAAACGCTACCTATGATTCCAGAACGATTTGAACATAAAGTAGTTGAAAAGAAAGCATCTTATTTTAATGTAGCTAAAGAAAAATTAAAGTCAGCCGATGAAATTATCATCGCAACGGATTCAGGGGATGAAGGAGAGTTAATTGCTCGATTAATTATTAAAATGGCAGGAGTCAATAAGAAACCGATGAAGCGGTTCTGGTGTTCTTCAATGGCACAAGATGCAATTAGGGAAGCATTTGAAAATCTAAGGGATGCAAAGGAAACAGAAAGTTATTATTATGCCGCACAAGCTCGTTCATATAGCGACTGGTTGGTGGGACTGAATACATCTAGGGCCTATTCAATCCTTTTTAGAGAGAAATTTGGATTGAAACAAACATTTTCTAGCGGACGGGTACAAACGCCAGTTCTGTATCTTATAAATCAACGTGAAGAAGAAATTCAAAATTTCCGACCTAGAACATTTTATCAAATTGTAGGTTGGTTTGTGGCAGACGGTATCAAATATGGAGGGTTGTTGCTTCAAAATGAAGATACTAAAATATTAGATTATCTAAAAGCTAAAGCCTTATTTGAGGAATGCAAGCCCATAAAAAAAGCAACCATTCAAAGTATTGAAAGTGAAGAAAAGAAGAAAAATCCACCGAAACTCCATAGTTTATCTACACTCCAAGCGAAACTAAACCGTAAATATAAATTTTCACCTGAGAAAGTACTAGAATTAGCACAAAGTTTGTATTTAAAAGGCGTTATTAGTTATCCAAGAACTAGTAGTCAATATTTAACGGAAGCTGAAGCCTTTGAACTACCTGAAGTATTATCTAATTTAGAAGAATTAGAGCCATATGCAGAATTGCTTAGAAATAGATCCAAAGATTACATCGAAGATGATAAAAAATACACAAATGATGAAAAAGTTGAAGATCATTATGCGCTAATTCCTACGAAAAATGTACCGGATTTAGCTAGTTTGTCAGAACAAGAACGAAAAGTGTATGACGAAATTGTTCGTAGTGTAATTGCGGTACATTATGATGTGCATGTTTTTACAGAAACAACAATCCTTACAGATTTAGGTACACATACATTCATTGCCCAGGGGCGACAGGTGCTCGATGAAGGTTGGCAAGTCGTTTGGAAAAATCCTAATTCTAAAGAAAAAGAAGAGGATCAAAAAGTCCAAAAACTCCCTATAGTTCAAAAGGGTCAAAGTATCGATGTAGAAAAGGTTTCTTTCCAAAAAGGGAAGACAAAACCACCTACAGTATACACAGAGGGGCAACTTATTACCCTCATGAAAACAGCCGGAAAGTTTGTGGAAGATCCAGAAGTAGATACAGATTTTAATGGCGTTGGTACGGAAGCAACGCGTGCTGGCATCATAAAAACCCTGAAAGATCGCGAATACATTTTAATTCGAGATAACAAAGTATCTGTAACTGAAAAAGGGAAAATGTTGATAGAAGCAGTAAGGGGAACTCATCTGGCAAGTGTTGAAATGACAGCAAAATGGGAAATGTTATTATCTAAAATCCGAAATTCAAAAGGAAAATCCGCAGCTATGTCACATGCATTTGTTGAAAAGGTAAAAGAAATGACAACGTTTCTTGTAGAAAAAGCAGTTAATGAGAGCGATACGTGGAATGTTGAAAAATTAGCTGAAGAAGTAAAAGATAATGCAATTCATGCAATTGGGAAATGCCCAATATGTAAAAAGAACGTAGTGGAAAGAGAAAAATTATACGGTTGTTCTGGATATAAAAAGGATGATCCGAATAGTTGTAAGTTTACATTACCAAAAGAGTTTTTAGGAAAGAAAATCAGTGTAGCAAATGCACAAAAATTATTAGAAAAGAAGAAAAGTAACTTAATAAAAGGCTTTATAAGTAAAAACGAGAAAGAATTTGACGCCTATTTAAAATTAGTTAGTGGTGGGAAGTTGGAACTTGAATTTCCACAGAAAAAGCCAAAAAGCTCAAAAAAGTAG